A segment of the Prosthecobacter sp. SYSU 5D2 genome:
TTCCCAGTCCTGCTCTGGATCACGCAAACGGCGGTTCCAGAAATGGCGGTCCTCCTGCGGCAGTGAGGCCAGCATCTGCCCGATATTGACCCACTGGGCAGCCTCCCGCAGCAGATGGGGATCCACGGAATCCCGCAACAGCGGCCGGCAGGCCGCCAGCCAGCGCGGAGCCGGTCCCGGGCGCAAAACGCCTAACAAACTGGCCAGCAACGCCATGATCTGGCCTGCCTCATGTGAAAGGACAGGCGGCTGTGCCTCCAACAGTGCCTCCGCAAGCCGGACGAGTTTCTGGGTTTCCCCCTGGCGGGTCCACTGTGTGATGACTACCCGTGTAAGCAGACAGCACTGCTGACGCAGTTCTGCCACCAGATGGGACGGCTGGACAAGACTGGCGAGCCAGAGGCCGCTGTCATCAAAAGCCGTCAGGATGGCCTGGCTGCCTGTACGGGCAGACTCTGGATTGATGAAAGCTTGCTCACAAAAACGGCTGAGGCCAAACTCGGCACCGGTTTTGATGCCTGCCGGGTCTGGCAGAAGCGCGGTGGAGTCCTGGGCTGAGGAAACTGGGGCAGGAGGAGACGTAAAGAGATCTTCAGATGCCGGGACCAACGGATTTCCCGGAAGTATTAAGGCATCCGGCAACGGCACCCCCAGACCTGACAAGGTGCGGTCGGAGCTGGAGGTGGCTGGATCATTCATGTTGAGTATCAAGGCATCATTGCAAGCGCTCCCATCGAGGAGTGCAAGCACGATCCTTGCCCATTGCTTAATTGGCGTTATTCTAGACCATGCTTCCCTGGCTGCACAGCACGCAATTCCCTCTTTATCTGGCACCGATGGCCGGAGTGACTGACATGACCTTCAGAGGACTTTGTAAGGAACTGGGTGCCGATGTGATGGTGACTGAATTTGTCAGCGCTGAAGGCATCCTGCAGAGGGATGACCGCACGCGCCATTACACGGATTTTGACGAAGGCCAGCGGCCTCTGGGTGTGCAGCTATTTGGCGCGGATGGCGTGCGCATGGGGGAGGCGGCGCGGAAGGTCATTGACTGGAAGCAGCCGGACTTCATTGACATCAACTTCGGCTGCCCGGTGAACAAGGTGGTGTCCAAAAACGGCGGCTCGTCCCTTTTGAAAAACTGCCCGCTGCTGGCCGAGGTGGCGCGGGAGGTGGCCAAAGCGGTGCCCATCCCCGTGACGGCCAAAATGCGCACCGGCTGGGATGCGCAGAACATCAATGCGGTGGAGGTGGCGAAGATCCTGGAAGACTGCGGCATCCAGGCCATCACGGTGCACGGTCGCACCCGCGCACAAGGCTACACGGGGGTGGCGGACTGGGAGGTCATCGGCCAGGTGGCGGATGCGGTGAAGATCCCTGTCATCGGCAATGGGGACATCGCCAGCGGGATGGATGTGGAGGTGCGCCGCGCGCAGACGAATGTGAAGGGCATCATGATCGGCCGGGCAGCGATGGCCAATCCCTGGGTGTTTCAGGAAGCGAAGCAGTATCTCAGCACCGGCACGCATGCCGCACCGGCCACGGTGGAGCAGCGCTTTGCCTTCATGCGCCGGCATTGTGAGCTGGCCATCGCCCGCAGCAGCCGGGGGGGTGAGTTTGAAATCGTCCGCTCCATGCGCTCCCGCCTCATGGGCTACACGCGCAGCCTGCCAGGTGGCAAGTATCTGAGGGGCCGGTTTGGCCAGCTCGGCAGCCTGATGGAGCTGGATGACATCCTGGCGGAATACCAGAGCCAGAGCGAGCGCTATGCCAGCCGCCAGGCGGCCGAAGAGGATGCGGCGGTGGAAGTGGAGGCAAATTGACCTGCCATAGGGCTTGGCAAACGGCTGCATCCGGCGCAAGATGACCACATGGCCGATGAGACACCCCCGCCTATCCCCCGCGATCTCCATAGCGAGTACGAGGACCGTCCCTTTCGCCATTGCACGCGCTGCGGGGAGACGCTGGAAGATGACCAGGGCGGCTTCCAAATTTCCAAGGCCTACAAGCAGGGCGAGTGCGTGATGGAATACGCGCTGTGCGACCACTGCCGGGTGAGCATGATGGAGGAATTTTCCCAGGAATCCAAAAAGCGCCTGGCCGAGTATCAGGATGAAAATGTGGACCTGCACCGCGGGCTGCAGCACTGCTCCGTCTGCGGTGTGCAGCGCGGTGAAAAGGGCGTGGATGACTTTGTCATCACGGGCATCTGCGAGGGTATCAACCTGCTGCACAGCATCATGGTCTGCGGCAAATGCGGAGACGGCATCCAGGAGCTGATTTCTGTCAAAACCAGGGACACGTGGCGGCGCTTTGTGGATGAAAACTTCCCCGGCCCTCCGGGAGAGGGTGAGTATCCGGAGATCGAGGAAGCACCGGTGAATCCGATGGCCGTTTTTTCTCCGCAAAGCTGACGGATATCCTGGCACGACCTTTGCAGGGACGATGCTATGTTTTTCATCCGCTTCCTGTCTGTTCCATTGCTGCTTCTCTTGCTGGCGGCCTGCGGAAGCGCGCCCATCCTGACGCAGCGGAACATCTACGGAGACCGGCCTGGGCCAAAGGGGTTTGACACCGTGATTGTGGATGCCGGCCACGGCGGGCATGACCCGGGAGCCCGTGCCCGTGGCCTGGTGGAAAAACAACTGGCGCTGGATGTGGCCAAGCGGCTGCGCAGTGAGCTGTGGCCGGGCTTCAAGGTGGTGCTGATGCGGGATGCCGATTACTTTGTGGAGCTGGACCAGCGCGTGGCCAGGGCCAACCGCTATGGGGATGCCATCCTCGTGAGCATCCACTTTAACTATGGCAGCCGCTCCCGCTCCGGCCCGGAGACCTATTACTGGCGCAGCGACAGCTATGCCCTGGCCAAACGCGTGCAGCGCAACCTCTCCGCCCTGGCCCCCTATGAAAACGGCAATGCCGGTCTGGTGCGCCGACGCCTGCGCCTGACCCGCAACCCCGCCCTGCCCTGCATCCTGGTGGAGTGCGGGTATCTGACGAATGCCAATGAGGCCCGGCTCGTGGCGACGTCCGCGTATCGGGAAAAGCTGGCGGAGGCGATTGCCAGGGCGATCCGCGACCAGGCCCGCGATGGTGATGCCGGCATGGGACCGATCCCGCGTCCCCTTTATGCGCCGCCCAGCCGGGCCGGGGATGCGCGGGGGTGAGGGGAAAGTTATCGTTCTTTGAAAACACGATCATTCTTTTTGCTGAAGTTCCTCAGCAGGAGAATCACGGCGACGGTCAAGCCAAACGGCAAGGCGAGGAACGCCGAATTAAACCATTCGGAATCATCAGGTCCCGGCCCATGTTTGCGGTAGAGCGTGTACCTGAGCAGAACTGTCATCGTTATCATCCCAAACGCCCCCGAGATGGATGCAACAACCATGGCGACTAGGAATCTGAACAGAAACTTCAAAATGGTCATGGTTTGCCAAACGCTCTGGTTAAGTTTTGTATTTCCTATTCTGACATGGGCTATGCCCAGCCGCCTTAACAAGGTGCGTTTTATATTGGCTAACAAATGATTTCATCCAAGCGGCTCTTCCCTGTCCCAGGATGAATTCCTCCTGAGCCATAGTGATTGGTGGACCTAATTCAGCTATTGTTGTATTGACAACCGTTGTTAATACAACATAGTTTATGTGCCATGTCGAAAACATCCGTCAGCCAGCTTGAAGACCACCTGGGTTACTGGTTTCGCTGCCTTTCCAACTTTGTTTCGGAAAGCTTCGCCAGCCGGCTGGCCGGGCATGACATCTCGGTGGCGCAATGGGTGGTGCTCCGTACCCTGTATGACCGGGAGGAGCTGACCCTGAATGAAGCCGCAGCGCTGGTGGGCGTGGACAAAAGCTCCCTCTCCCGCATGATGGACCGGCTGGAGGCGCGGGGGCTGGTGCAACGGACGGCAGGGGCCGACCGCCGCTCCATTGGACTCAACCTGACCACCGCCGCCCGCAAACTCGTGCCGCAACTCGCCGAACTGGCAGATCAAAATGACCGTCAGTTTTTTAAACCGCTCCCTGCCACCCGACGAAAAGAGCTTCTGCAGACCCTGCAGTTTCTGCTGAAGGAAAACGGCTGGGAACTGCCTGCGCGTGGCAACGACCGCCTGAAGTAAACCATCCTCCCCTGCCCCATCCATCTCTATGAATGCCACCCGCATCCTCAAATCCGCCCGCCAGACATTGGCCGGAAAACAATCGTTTCCTGAGGCGGTGGCCTGCTTGATGAGTGAAGGCGTCGAATACTACCATGTGGATTATGCGACACTGAAAAAGAGCTTTTATGACGGTGCCGGAGGTGTGGTGACGGCCCCCATCGTTTATGAAGGCCTGCCGGAGATTGAGGCGGAATTTTCTGCGGCGGATTTGCAGGCAAACATCCGCGACAGCCAGCTTCACGGGCAGAACTTCCGTGACTTCACCCAGCGGGCCATGAAGGCCGGCGTGCAGAGTTATTATGCCTTTCTGCGCGGTGGCCGCGTGACCTATCTGGGCCGCCAGGGAGACCAGCATGTGGAGTGGTTTCCTGGGATGAAGCCTGAGTGAGTGCTGCAAACCGCACACGATTTCTCCTGCTGAACTGGTCTAACAACAATTGGATCGCGACGGACGGCTGCAAAAACCTGGCCCTCAAAAACTCTGGCGGGTTTTCAGCCTTCCTGGGTTAGCTTCCACAGCTTGCGAGGCGGTAGGGTGGATGTGTTCGGCGCAAATGCGGATCGCAGCCCCCCGATTTCCTCGCCGAACTATCCGGCTTTCTTTGAAGGTGAGGAGGCTGGCAGGCAGGCGTTTTTTCCGGAAGGCCGTCGCAGGAAAATGGGCACCGCCGGGGATAGCCGGATAGTTCTGCGGGCGGGCTGTTTCAGGACCACGGAATCATTCTGCGCAGAACACATCCGCCCTACGGCACGGCAGGATGCACACTCATTAACCAATCGACGCTATTTGAAATTTGGAGAGTGATGAATACTTTACTCATACCGCAACTGGGCGGTGATGACGGCATCGGCATCGCTCACACAGCGGAGCCAGTAGGCACCGTAGCTGGGGGGAAAGGTGTGCTGGGTTTCCATGCCGGGCTTCACATCGAACTCCTGATATGTCACCCAGAGGCCGGTGCCGGTGATGTCCGCCTCGACCCGGATCTTGGCGGCTTTGTCGCTGGTCAGAGTGAGGTGTTTTTGATCATAACCGGTGAAGAGGTAAGGATCGCTGGGGACGCCGGCGGTGACCGAGGTGTCTTTCCAGGGACCTCCGAAGCCATGCGGTTTGCCGAACTGCCAGAGGTCATCCACCGCACCGGCCCAGAGTGCAGTCTTGCCATCGCTGGAGCGGATGATGTGCTCGCCAGCAGCATCAGCATGCAGGCCACTGATGACGAGCAGACCGCGATAGCTGGCGTAGTCCTGGATGCGGCGGTTGTGGGTGGTGACGGGGCGGATTTTGGCGAAGCCGCCGGCATTTTCCGCAGGCAGCTCAAAGAAGGTGCCGCCGGCATTGAAGAGGTCCCGCTCAGTGCAGACCTCGCGGCAGACGCGCTCCAGGCCTAACAAGCTTTGCTGATCGAAGGCTGCATGGCCGCGCGGCAGGCGCCAGCGGCCTTTGTCATCCACATACAGGATGGAGGCGGAATCGTATTCCAGCACGCCTTCGGGAATGGCGGCGTTTTTAGAGGTCCAGGCCTGGCCCGCTGGATCGTCCTTGGGGGTAAGGTCAAAGGCGCTGCCCATGTCATACACGGCGGCCGGCTGGCCGGGGGCGGCGGAGATGAAGCGCAGGGTCCTGAACCCGGCTCCCCGGGCGTGCAGCACACCGCCGGTGACGGCGGTGTCCTCCGGGGTGGCGATGCCATCAAACATGGCGGCGGCGGTGGCCGGGCGGGCATCGTCGCTGCGATAATGAAAGACGGCGCTGAGCTTGGCTGCATCCGTTTTAGCCCGCAGGCGCAGCCAGATGCCGGGAGCATCGGTTGGGAATTCGATCCACCGGCTGCCTTTGGCAGGCAGCGTCAGCGTTTGCTGCTCCTGCCACTGGCCGTTGCCCTGGAGGTCGGCTTCGATGATGAGATCCACCTCCGCCTCATGGCCGGAAACGAGGTGCAAGGAGCGGTGCGTGTATCCGGCGAAGAGATAGGGCTCGCTCGGCACGGAGGCTTTGACCTCATCCTCCAGCCACACGGCTCCACGGGCGATGACGGGGCCGAGCGCATCCAGCTTTTCAGGAGCCACAAACCAGAGGTTGGACTGGGATTTGCCGGGGCCGGCCAGCTTTCCCTTGGCCTTGCGGACATTGAGAAACTCTTTGTTAGCCGAATCATCGCAGCCAAGAACCAGTCGGTCGCCCCAGCGGGCGAAGTCGCCGATGACTTTAAGGTAGTTGCTGCGCGGGGCGATGCCTGCGCTGCTGCCGGGGGCAAAGCTGCGCGGGAACTTCCAAAAGGTGCCGTGCATGGTCATGAGCAATTCTTCCTCCCCAATGTCGCGGATGCGCGGCCACTCGGTGTTCCAGCCATGGGCGCCATCGTAGCTGTGGCTGGATTTGGGCAAGCGGTAGCTGTACCAGCGCGGAGCGCGGACGCCCTCGTCCGCATTGGAAGTGGCGGCTTCGCCGCGCTGGGAGGAGGAGCGGACAGGAGTGTCCGCGCTCCGCTCACCACTCAGGCACATGAGGATGAGGGAACGGTGGTCCCAGCCGATGCTCCAGACGGGATCGGTTTCGGGATGTTCATTGCCGGTGAGGCCGCCGGGGCCGGTGACTTCGGTGAACTGGTTGCGGCGCACGAGCTGCCAGTCCTGGCCGGGCGTGGTCCACTCGCCCAGGGCACCGCTAGGGGTAGCGGGATCGGTGAGGACGCGTTTGTCACGGTCGCCATTGTTGGCATAGACCAGGCGGTCGTGGCCGGAATAGAGGCCTTTGCCATGATAACCGGGCAGCTCGGAGGCGAGGGTGGCCGGGCGGGTTTCTTTGGAAAAGTCAGGCTTGGGTTTATTACCGTCCTTGATGAGTCCGGTGACCTCCAGGCTGCGCAGGTCCACCTCGTACAGGCCTTCCTCCATGGTGGCGTAATAGGCCTTGTTGGTGGGATCGGTGAGGTGGCGGGCATTGCCGGTGATCCTGCCAGGCATTTGGTTAGGCTGGATGACCCGTACCTTCCGCTCCGCATCAATGACGTAGGGGCCGATGAGGAGCTGCTGCGTCTCTTTGTGGATCATGCGGTTGGCCGGCGTGCCGCCGACGCTCTCCGGCCGGATGATCTGGTGAAGCTCGGGAGTGATTTCGTAAAGCTTGTCGCTGGAGCCGAAGGGCAAATGCGGCCCGTAGGTGATGACCCAGAGCCGGTCCGCCCAGGGCACGACGGCCCCGGTGCCGCACTCGCCTTCATGGTTAAACATGGCCAGGTGCGGGTAGATGCCGCTGAGCTGGCGCGGCTCCTGCGCGGGCAGGGCGATGGCGCAGGCCAGGAGCAGCAGGCTGGTGAGGGCGGATTTCATGGGCCGCAGTTCAGCATGGAGCACCCGCCTGTGACAAGCGCGGAGGCTTATGCGTGGATGAAATCGCTTATGAATCAGGAAGCCCGCAAGATGGCCTGGGCGGAGTCCGGGCTTGCGGACGCAGGCGGCTGCGCTCCGTTAAAAGCATGTCCTCCCCTGCCCTCCTCACGCCCGCGCTCTGGCAGAGCCTGCAATGCGAGTGGCTGTGGGTGTATGACGGGCTGACGCCGAGATCACGGGTGTGGTCGCAGAAGATCACGGTGCCGCCGGGAGTACTGTTTGTGCAGAGCGGCCTGGTGAAAATAGATGTGGATGGAAGCGAGATCGTGGTGAAACCAGGCCAGGCGTTTCTGACAGCGCCGGGCCAGCGGCGGCAGTGGTTTGAGGAAGGCACGCGTCTGCTGTCCGTGGGCCTGCGCTGCCAGTGGCCGGACGGTCTGCCGCTCTATCAAACGGGTCTCAATGCGAGCGTACCGGGCCGCCAGGTGAAGGCCCTGCATGAGGCCACGCGCAGACTGTTCACGGAGGTGCATGGCCGCCGGAAAGAAGTGACTTATCCGGAGGCCACGGCCCCTCGGCAACGCACGCTGGAAGGATGGGCGCGGCATGAGGCGGCTTTTGGGGAATGGTTCGCGCTCTACGTGGCCACCCTGCACCGGCTTGGCATCGCCCCCATGGCGCGCCAGCGGGCCGGGGACAAGCGGATGGAAAGGCTGCGCGCCTGGCTGCAAGCCTGTCCGCTGTACCAGGCACCGGATCTGAAAACCGTGGCCCTGGAACTGGACCTGACGCCGCGCCGCGTGCATCAACTGCTGCGGGATGACCTGGGCATGACGGCGCAGGTTTATCAGGAGCGTCGCCGCCTGGACCACGCCCGTCAGCGCCTGACGCAGGAGACCACTCCGCTGAAGGAGATCGCCTTTGCCCTGGGCTTCCGCCACCCGCCGCACTTCACCGCCTGGTTCCGCCGCCACACCGGCATGACGCCGACCGCCTGCCGTGCCGGAGGCGGGCTGGAAGGGGCGTGAAGGGCGAGGAGGCGAGCGAATCAGGCCTCAATCCCCGCATAAATGCGGTACCTCGAACTCAGACTCAGCCTTCGAAAGGCTGAAACCTGGAGATGAGTCTCTGAGCATCAACAAAAAAGGTGCCGACGCGGGAGCATCGGCACCTCGGGAATGGATACGCTCGGGTTGATTAAAACCGCAGGGTGGTCTGGATGCCAAGCACGAGGGCGTCCGGGATGGACTGGGAAGCGAGGGACGCTCCGGCACGCCCACCGGGGTGGAAAACATATTGCAGACTGGCCTGCAGCGTCCACCAGGCGGCCAGTTGCAGCTTGTAGTTCACCTCGATGACGGCCTCGTAGTCGGCCTCCTGGATGGGGGCAAAGCCGAATGGTACCAGGACGGCATTGATGTCGCGCTGGGCCTTCGTCACCTCTTCACTGATCTTCAAATAGGAAGCGCCGATGCCAAAGGTATCGTAGTCGCGGCCAGGGATGAGGCCTTTGAAGACCAGACCGCCATCAATGCCAAACTCGGCCAGGTTGCGATCCGATGGCGCACCGGCCACGCGGAAAAAGCCGACGATCCCCTGCTGCGCCGGGTCATCCCAGCCCTGTTCGCGCCAGAGCATCTGCTCGGCCAGGAAATAGATCCCATAGTTGCCCTGGTGGATTTCTGGGGCGGCAAGCGGGATCAAAGAAAGTGCCGTCGAGTAGATGTCATAAAACTCATCCGTGTGGTAGTAACCGCCGATCTTGTAGTTCCCTGGCAGGCCACGATCATCTTTGCCCTGGTTGAGGCGGAATCCGGTTTCAAAATACATCAGCGCTCCTTCCTCACTGCGCAGCGCCAGCCGGGTGCCGGAGGAGCTGTCATCCGGATTGCCATCATAAATGGCCGCCTGGATGTAAAATTTCTCCGTCGGCTGCCACTTCAGCAACACGCCGAGGGACCCGTATGGCGTGGAAGGCAGCGAGTGTGACCCCGGCGGAAACCCTGGGATGTCATACAGGTTAAACGCCATCGTCGGATAGAAAAACGTCTGGTTCATGAAGTTGATGGACGCCAGGGAGTTATACAGCTCCGGCAGGATGAAATCCCGGTCCACCGACATGAGACCCGCTTTGATCACAAACTTGTCATTGAACAGGCTCTGCTCGTAGTAGGCCTGCCAGAGACGGGTATCCGCCGGGAAGTCCACCAGGTTGGTTTTATTCAAATCCCCTACATAGGTATCCGCAAAGGGCCGCCCCTCTAGGGAGACGCCGGAGAGATGAAAATGGCCCCCCTTCCAGAGTCCCAACTTCGTCGTATCCAGGTCCAAAGCCGCCAGGAAGCCATGCTGATAAGCTGAACCTGCGCGGATGCCACCGCCCAGGTTGGTGGGCATGGAGCCTACATAGAAAAACTCGAATTCCACGCCGTTTTCTGCCAGCCGTGTTCTGAGGCCGCCCCAGTCTCCCAGCATGTAGTCTTGCATGAAATACTGCTCCAAAGCCGATGGCTCAGAGGTGGGCGGCGGTGGCATGGGCTCACCAGCCTGGGAGAAAAAGGCTGTGCTCGCCAGGAGCATGGCCACAATGGAGGATGTCTTGCACGGTGTGTTCATCGGGAGTGAATTGTGATATTATTTATAAATATTATACTTTTATCAAATCTGACAACATTTAATTTGAACAAAAAGTCAGGCTCACTTTTGGACCCAATCTTTACAAGAAAATTCGCCGTGAGTTGCATCATGCAATGCATGCTTTCGCAACGGTTTTGACCCGCATGGATTAAATTATCATCAGCAGAGCCTGCAATTGCCTGTAAAATATTCCCCCATCCATGGGCACATGTTTGTCTGTTTCGCGGATCATTCTTTGCCATGAAAGGCGGCCCGTGCCAGGTTCCAGATCCAGCCAACGGCCAGTTGTCAGGACGGAGAACCAGGCTATGCTTTGTGCCCCCATGCCACGAGTTCACATCAAGACCTACGGCTGCCAGATGAATGAGCGCGACACAGAACAGGTGTCGCAGATGTTCGTCGAGCGCGGCTACACCATGACCGCCACAGATGCCGATGCGGACGTGGTGCTCATCAATACCTGCTCCGTGCGCGACCAGGCGGAGCAAAAGGCCATCGGCAAGATGGGCATGGTGCGCCGCCGCCGGGTGCCGCTGGTGACGGGTTTCATGGGCTGCATGGCGCAGAGCCGGGGCAGTGAGCTGGTGGAGAAGACGAAGGTGGACCTGGTGGTGGGCACGCAGAAATATCACCGCGTGGTGGAGTATGTGGATGAGATCATCCGGGCCAAGGAAGCCCGCATGATGGATGAGGAGCGCTTTTCCATCGTGGACATCGAGGAGGAGAAGGCGAGCCAGAACGCCATCCGCGACCACACACTGAAGGAAAACCAGGGCACGGCCTTTGTCAGCATCATGCAGGGCTGCAACATGAAATGCACGTTTTGCATCGTCCCCTACACCCGTGGGGGTGAGCGCGGGCGGCCGATAGCGGACATCGTGGAGGAGGTGCGCCGGCTGGCGGACAAGGGGGTTAAGGAGATCACCTTGTTAGGCCAGATCGTGAACCTTTACGGCCGGCACGAATTCCCGGCGGTGGATGGCAAGAGCCCGTTTGTGCAGCTTTTGGAGGCGGTGCATGAGGTGCCCGGCATCCAGCGCATCCGCTTTACGAGTCCGCATCCGATCGGTTATAAGAAGGATCTGATCGAGGCCTTTACGTATCTGCCGAAGCTGGCGGAGCATGTGCATCTGCCGGTACAAAGCGGCAGTGACGAGATCCTGAAACGGATGCACCGCCCCTACACAGCGGCGAAGTTTACCGACCTGGTGGAGCGCATCCGCGCGGCGCGGCCCGGCATCGCGGTGACCACGGATGTCATCGTGGGCTTCCCTGGCGAGACGGATGAGCACTACCTGGAGACGCGTGAGCTTTTCGACAAACTGAAGTTTGAGAACGCCTTTGTCTTCCGCTATTCCAAACGGCGCGGCACGCCCGCAGCGGAGATGGACGAGGCCATCCAGCTCAGCGAGCAGGTGAAGGAAGCGCGCAACCAGGACCTGCTGGCGCTGGTGAACAAACATGCGTGGGTGAAGTATGAAGAGCTGCTCGGCCAGGAGGTGGAGATCCTCTGCGAAGGCACCAGCAAGACGAATGAAACGCGGCTCATGGGCCGCACCCGGACGAACAAGATCGTCATCTTTGAAGGCAATCCGTCACGGCACATCGGCGAGCTGGTGAACATCCGCATCAGCCACTACGAGAACTTTACACTGTATGGGGATGTGGTGACGGTGTAGCTGCCTGCGCCAGCAGGTGGTCCCCTCGGCCACGATGGCCGATCAGCCACGCTCTGGCGAGCGCGGCTACGGGGCTACTTTTTGCCCCAGCCAAAGAGCCGCTTCAAAAAGCTCGTTTGCACTTTGGGGGAGTTGTCTGCACGGGGGGCCATGGGGACGAGGTTGCGCGTGGTGGTGGGCGTATCGGCCTTGACGGGCTTTTCGTTAGACCCGGCCGCATTTGAAGCCATGGCAGACTTCCACCAGGACGGGGAAAAGGAGGAGATCTCCTGCCACAAGTCCACGCCCGGATGCCAGATGAGCGTCTGGGCCTGGATGCGCTTCTGCGCCACCAGAGAAGCCATGGCCTCGTCATCATAGGGGCCGTCGGCTGCGCCGTTGTTGTTGAAGTACCAGGTCATCGAAGTGACACACTAATCATCAAACGAATCGTCATGGCAAGCCCGGTTTACAATGTCACGAGGCAGAATGGAGTGCACTGTGAAGAATCCGCAAGGCCTGGCGGGCACTGTCTGCCGTTTCCGCATCCGGGGACTGAGTCTCCTGCAGCAGCCGGTCCGCGACGCGGGCGGCCAAGGGCGCATCGCTGCGGCTCACGAGGGCGCTGATTTCCTCCTCCGTGGGAGCGATGTTCACACGCGAATGAAGGCGCAGGCGCAGCAGCCGGGAGCGCCAGGTTTCCAGGCACTGGTCCAGCTCTGCGAGGGCGGCGATGCCGAGGCTGCCGTGGAGGGTGAGCCTTAAA
Coding sequences within it:
- the miaB gene encoding tRNA (N6-isopentenyl adenosine(37)-C2)-methylthiotransferase MiaB, whose product is MPRVHIKTYGCQMNERDTEQVSQMFVERGYTMTATDADADVVLINTCSVRDQAEQKAIGKMGMVRRRRVPLVTGFMGCMAQSRGSELVEKTKVDLVVGTQKYHRVVEYVDEIIRAKEARMMDEERFSIVDIEEEKASQNAIRDHTLKENQGTAFVSIMQGCNMKCTFCIVPYTRGGERGRPIADIVEEVRRLADKGVKEITLLGQIVNLYGRHEFPAVDGKSPFVQLLEAVHEVPGIQRIRFTSPHPIGYKKDLIEAFTYLPKLAEHVHLPVQSGSDEILKRMHRPYTAAKFTDLVERIRAARPGIAVTTDVIVGFPGETDEHYLETRELFDKLKFENAFVFRYSKRRGTPAAEMDEAIQLSEQVKEARNQDLLALVNKHAWVKYEELLGQEVEILCEGTSKTNETRLMGRTRTNKIVIFEGNPSRHIGELVNIRISHYENFTLYGDVVTV
- a CDS encoding N-acetylmuramoyl-L-alanine amidase; the encoded protein is MFFIRFLSVPLLLLLLAACGSAPILTQRNIYGDRPGPKGFDTVIVDAGHGGHDPGARARGLVEKQLALDVAKRLRSELWPGFKVVLMRDADYFVELDQRVARANRYGDAILVSIHFNYGSRSRSGPETYYWRSDSYALAKRVQRNLSALAPYENGNAGLVRRRLRLTRNPALPCILVECGYLTNANEARLVATSAYREKLAEAIARAIRDQARDGDAGMGPIPRPLYAPPSRAGDARG
- a CDS encoding DUF1398 domain-containing protein, translating into MNATRILKSARQTLAGKQSFPEAVACLMSEGVEYYHVDYATLKKSFYDGAGGVVTAPIVYEGLPEIEAEFSAADLQANIRDSQLHGQNFRDFTQRAMKAGVQSYYAFLRGGRVTYLGRQGDQHVEWFPGMKPE
- a CDS encoding DUF4339 domain-containing protein, yielding MTWYFNNNGAADGPYDDEAMASLVAQKRIQAQTLIWHPGVDLWQEISSFSPSWWKSAMASNAAGSNEKPVKADTPTTTRNLVPMAPRADNSPKVQTSFLKRLFGWGKK
- a CDS encoding carbohydrate porin, encoding MNTPCKTSSIVAMLLASTAFFSQAGEPMPPPPTSEPSALEQYFMQDYMLGDWGGLRTRLAENGVEFEFFYVGSMPTNLGGGIRAGSAYQHGFLAALDLDTTKLGLWKGGHFHLSGVSLEGRPFADTYVGDLNKTNLVDFPADTRLWQAYYEQSLFNDKFVIKAGLMSVDRDFILPELYNSLASINFMNQTFFYPTMAFNLYDIPGFPPGSHSLPSTPYGSLGVLLKWQPTEKFYIQAAIYDGNPDDSSSGTRLALRSEEGALMYFETGFRLNQGKDDRGLPGNYKIGGYYHTDEFYDIYSTALSLIPLAAPEIHQGNYGIYFLAEQMLWREQGWDDPAQQGIVGFFRVAGAPSDRNLAEFGIDGGLVFKGLIPGRDYDTFGIGASYLKISEEVTKAQRDINAVLVPFGFAPIQEADYEAVIEVNYKLQLAAWWTLQASLQYVFHPGGRAGASLASQSIPDALVLGIQTTLRF
- a CDS encoding MarR family transcriptional regulator gives rise to the protein MSKTSVSQLEDHLGYWFRCLSNFVSESFASRLAGHDISVAQWVVLRTLYDREELTLNEAAALVGVDKSSLSRMMDRLEARGLVQRTAGADRRSIGLNLTTAARKLVPQLAELADQNDRQFFKPLPATRRKELLQTLQFLLKENGWELPARGNDRLK
- the dusB gene encoding tRNA dihydrouridine synthase DusB; translated protein: MLPWLHSTQFPLYLAPMAGVTDMTFRGLCKELGADVMVTEFVSAEGILQRDDRTRHYTDFDEGQRPLGVQLFGADGVRMGEAARKVIDWKQPDFIDINFGCPVNKVVSKNGGSSLLKNCPLLAEVAREVAKAVPIPVTAKMRTGWDAQNINAVEVAKILEDCGIQAITVHGRTRAQGYTGVADWEVIGQVADAVKIPVIGNGDIASGMDVEVRRAQTNVKGIMIGRAAMANPWVFQEAKQYLSTGTHAAPATVEQRFAFMRRHCELAIARSSRGGEFEIVRSMRSRLMGYTRSLPGGKYLRGRFGQLGSLMELDDILAEYQSQSERYASRQAAEEDAAVEVEAN
- a CDS encoding AraC family transcriptional regulator; translation: MSSPALLTPALWQSLQCEWLWVYDGLTPRSRVWSQKITVPPGVLFVQSGLVKIDVDGSEIVVKPGQAFLTAPGQRRQWFEEGTRLLSVGLRCQWPDGLPLYQTGLNASVPGRQVKALHEATRRLFTEVHGRRKEVTYPEATAPRQRTLEGWARHEAAFGEWFALYVATLHRLGIAPMARQRAGDKRMERLRAWLQACPLYQAPDLKTVALELDLTPRRVHQLLRDDLGMTAQVYQERRRLDHARQRLTQETTPLKEIAFALGFRHPPHFTAWFRRHTGMTPTACRAGGGLEGA